A genomic stretch from Streptomyces sp. QL37 includes:
- a CDS encoding alpha/beta hydrolase: MSSTELPGINAAAAAVAPTVSAVRVAEGEELRSVALPGLTLTVRSRPPETEGQAPALFVHGLGGSSQNWSALMPLLADTLDSEAVDLPGFGDSPPPDDGNYSVTGHARAVIRLLDAGGRGPVHLFGNSLGGAVATRVAAVRPDLVRTLTLISPALPEIRVQRPAVPTALLALPGVASLFVRLTRNWTAEQRTRGAMALCYGDPARISDEAFRHAVAEMERRLELPYFWDAMTRSARGIVDAYTLGGQHGLWRQAERVLAPTLLVYGGRDQLVSYRMARRASAAFRESRLLTLPEAGHVAMMEYPEAVAQAFRELLDERGRS; the protein is encoded by the coding sequence ATGTCTTCGACCGAGCTGCCCGGTATCAACGCCGCCGCCGCGGCGGTGGCACCCACGGTCAGTGCCGTCCGGGTCGCGGAGGGTGAGGAGCTGCGCTCCGTCGCGCTGCCCGGCCTCACCCTGACCGTCCGTTCCCGCCCGCCGGAGACGGAGGGGCAGGCGCCCGCCCTCTTCGTGCACGGACTGGGCGGTTCCTCCCAGAACTGGTCGGCCCTGATGCCGCTGCTGGCGGACACGCTCGACAGCGAGGCGGTCGACCTGCCCGGCTTCGGGGACTCCCCGCCGCCGGACGACGGCAACTACTCCGTCACCGGACACGCCCGGGCGGTGATCCGGCTGCTGGACGCCGGCGGGCGCGGTCCCGTTCACCTTTTCGGTAATTCCCTGGGTGGCGCTGTTGCCACCCGGGTCGCGGCCGTCCGGCCCGATCTGGTGCGCACCCTGACGCTGATCTCCCCGGCCCTGCCCGAGATCCGGGTCCAGCGGCCCGCCGTGCCGACCGCACTGCTCGCACTCCCGGGCGTCGCATCCCTGTTCGTCAGGCTCACCCGGAACTGGACCGCGGAGCAGCGCACCCGCGGCGCCATGGCACTCTGTTACGGCGATCCGGCACGAATCTCCGACGAAGCCTTCCGTCACGCGGTGGCCGAGATGGAGCGCCGGCTTGAACTGCCGTACTTCTGGGACGCCATGACCCGCTCGGCGCGGGGCATCGTCGATGCCTACACGCTGGGTGGACAGCACGGGCTGTGGCGCCAGGCCGAGCGGGTGCTCGCACCGACCCTGCTGGTGTACGGCGGACGGGACCAGCTGGTCTCGTACCGGATGGCACGCAGGGCGTCCGCGGCCTTCCGCGAGTCGCGCCTGCTGACACTGCCCGAGGCGGGGCACGTGGCGATGATGGAGTACCCGGAGGCGGTCGCCCAGGCGTTCCGGGAACTGCTCGACGAACGTGGCAGGAGCTGA
- a CDS encoding DUF3152 domain-containing protein, producing MGRHSRKGPEAIRRDTGTAAGTGAERGTGRRGRDPLAPPPRDGHGPSHDAPRVRGGHPEQREPGGGWGTGPQPRYDGGRDPEGPGAQELFRARQDAVARQRAAQQAAGRRTAGPQTGGAALIPGPRREFLEAFDTAPSRPVPPAPPEDTDRAPAEPGGPEGTPGERDTPDGQDTPSAKGGKGRAFTGIAAAAVTTVLAVVVAGQVAQDSGRTADGPQTTGVDRQDSEDASRSVDRAAPEVRRQEVKTLSYAQKMATAFPLAPDLEASGKFEAVPGLAKAPGKGHKYRYRIDVEQGMGLDAGLFAEAVQKTLNDDRSWAHNGAMTFERISSGEPDFVITLASPGTTGVWCAKSGLDTTEDNVSCDSAATDRVMINAYRWAQGASTFGADKLLAYRQMLINHEVGHRLGHNHVSCRTPGALAPVMQQQTKTLDLDGIKCRPNPWVHPGS from the coding sequence GTGGGACGACACAGCCGAAAGGGCCCCGAGGCCATCCGGCGCGACACCGGGACCGCGGCGGGAACAGGTGCGGAGCGCGGCACCGGCCGGCGCGGGCGGGACCCCCTCGCACCGCCGCCGCGGGACGGTCACGGCCCGTCCCACGACGCCCCTCGGGTGCGCGGCGGCCACCCCGAGCAGCGTGAGCCGGGCGGCGGCTGGGGGACGGGCCCGCAGCCGAGGTACGACGGCGGGCGGGACCCGGAGGGTCCCGGCGCCCAGGAGCTCTTCCGGGCCAGGCAGGACGCCGTGGCGCGGCAGCGGGCCGCGCAGCAGGCGGCCGGGCGGCGCACGGCCGGGCCGCAGACCGGCGGTGCCGCGCTGATACCGGGCCCGCGCAGGGAGTTCCTGGAGGCCTTCGACACCGCTCCCTCGCGCCCCGTGCCCCCGGCCCCGCCCGAGGACACGGACCGGGCCCCCGCGGAGCCCGGTGGACCGGAGGGGACCCCGGGCGAACGGGACACCCCGGACGGCCAGGACACCCCGTCGGCCAAGGGAGGCAAGGGGCGGGCCTTCACCGGGATCGCGGCTGCCGCCGTGACCACGGTGCTCGCGGTCGTGGTCGCCGGACAGGTGGCCCAGGACTCCGGGAGGACGGCGGACGGCCCGCAGACCACCGGCGTCGACCGGCAGGACTCCGAGGACGCCTCCCGTTCGGTGGACCGGGCGGCCCCCGAGGTGCGGCGGCAGGAGGTCAAGACCCTGTCGTACGCGCAGAAGATGGCCACCGCCTTTCCGCTGGCGCCGGACCTCGAGGCGTCCGGGAAGTTCGAGGCGGTACCGGGGCTGGCGAAGGCTCCGGGCAAGGGGCACAAGTACCGGTACCGGATCGATGTCGAACAGGGGATGGGTCTAGACGCGGGACTGTTCGCCGAAGCGGTGCAGAAGACGCTGAACGACGACCGCAGCTGGGCGCACAACGGCGCCATGACCTTCGAGCGGATCTCCTCCGGCGAACCCGATTTCGTCATCACTCTCGCGAGTCCGGGGACCACGGGTGTCTGGTGCGCGAAGTCCGGCCTGGACACCACCGAGGACAACGTCTCCTGCGACTCCGCCGCCACCGACCGCGTGATGATCAACGCCTACCGCTGGGCGCAGGGCGCCTCGACCTTCGGGGCGGACAAGCTCCTGGCCTACCGTCAGATGCTGATCAACCACGAGGTCGGCCACCGGCTGGGACACAACCATGTGAGCTGCCGCACCCCTGGCGCCCTCGCGCCCGTGATGCAGCAGCAGACCAAGACCCTGGACCTGGACGGCATCAAGTGCCGCCCCAACCCCTGGGTGCATCCCGGTAGTTGA
- a CDS encoding Ms4533A family Cys-rich leader peptide: MSRSPAFSERAALELALLGVAGHCVADVLCR; the protein is encoded by the coding sequence ATGTCACGCAGCCCCGCATTCTCCGAGCGCGCCGCCCTTGAGCTGGCGCTCCTCGGCGTGGCCGGGCACTGCGTAGCCGACGTTCTCTGTCGCTGA
- a CDS encoding ABC transporter substrate-binding protein, with product MSQPSVISRRVATTAAVSLALAAGLAACAGPQDDGGSGGGSGASGKPQKGGTLTVLNSNPQEDFDPARLYTSGGGNVPSLVFRTLTTRNRENGAAGAEVVPDLATDLGTPSKNATVWTYTLKDGLKYEDGTAITSADIKYGIERSFAAELSGGAPYLRDWLIGGADYQGPYKDKKGLDSIEVPDEKTIVFHLNKPEGEFPYLATQTQTTPVPQAKDTGTKYEEHPVSSGPYKVVSNENDGERLVLERNEHWSAETDEERKAYPDKIDVRSGLDSAVINQRLSASQGADAAAVTTDTNLGPAELAKVSGDKKLAARLGTGHFGYTNYIAFNPKVKPFDNPKVRQAIAYAVDRSSVINAAGGSSLAEPATTYLPNQKSFGYTPYDHFPAGETGNAAKAKELLEEAGYPKGLKVTLTHSNDKDFETSPEIATALQAALKKAGITVELKGLEGNDYSDTIHSASKEPGFFLAHWGADWPSGGPFLAPIFDGRQIVKDGANFNTGFLNDASVNKEIDEINKLTDLDAAAVRWGALDKKIGEKALTVPLFHPVYKRLFGQDVKNVVISDWTGVLDISQTAVK from the coding sequence ATGAGTCAGCCGTCCGTCATATCCCGCCGTGTGGCGACCACCGCCGCTGTCAGCCTTGCCCTGGCCGCCGGCCTCGCGGCCTGCGCAGGGCCCCAGGACGACGGGGGAAGCGGCGGCGGCTCCGGCGCCTCGGGCAAGCCGCAGAAGGGGGGCACGCTCACGGTCCTCAACAGCAACCCGCAGGAGGACTTCGACCCGGCGCGGCTCTACACCTCCGGCGGCGGCAACGTCCCCTCCCTGGTCTTCCGGACGCTCACCACCCGCAACCGGGAGAACGGTGCGGCGGGGGCCGAGGTCGTCCCCGACCTGGCCACCGACCTGGGCACTCCCAGCAAGAACGCCACGGTCTGGACGTACACCCTCAAGGACGGACTGAAGTACGAGGACGGCACCGCGATCACCAGCGCGGACATCAAGTACGGCATCGAGCGGTCCTTCGCCGCCGAACTCTCCGGCGGCGCGCCCTACCTGCGCGACTGGCTGATCGGCGGGGCCGACTACCAGGGCCCCTACAAGGACAAGAAGGGCCTCGACTCGATCGAGGTGCCGGACGAGAAGACCATCGTCTTCCACCTGAACAAGCCCGAGGGCGAGTTCCCGTACCTCGCCACCCAGACCCAGACCACCCCGGTGCCGCAGGCCAAGGACACGGGCACCAAGTACGAGGAGCACCCCGTCTCCTCCGGGCCGTACAAGGTCGTCTCGAACGAGAACGACGGCGAGCGGCTCGTCCTGGAGCGCAACGAGCACTGGTCGGCGGAGACCGACGAGGAGCGCAAGGCCTACCCGGACAAGATCGACGTACGCTCCGGCCTGGACTCCGCCGTCATCAACCAGCGGCTCTCCGCCTCGCAGGGCGCCGACGCCGCGGCCGTCACCACCGACACCAACCTCGGCCCGGCCGAGCTCGCCAAGGTGTCCGGCGACAAGAAGCTCGCCGCCCGCCTCGGCACCGGCCACTTCGGCTACACGAACTACATCGCCTTCAACCCGAAGGTGAAGCCGTTCGACAACCCGAAGGTGCGCCAGGCGATCGCGTACGCCGTCGACCGCTCCTCGGTGATCAACGCGGCGGGCGGCTCCTCGCTCGCCGAGCCCGCCACCACCTATCTGCCGAACCAGAAGTCCTTCGGCTACACGCCCTACGACCACTTCCCGGCGGGCGAGACCGGCAACGCTGCGAAGGCCAAGGAGCTGCTGGAGGAGGCCGGTTACCCCAAGGGCCTGAAGGTCACCCTCACGCACTCCAACGACAAGGACTTCGAGACCAGCCCGGAGATCGCCACGGCGCTCCAGGCCGCCCTGAAGAAGGCCGGCATCACCGTCGAGCTCAAGGGGCTGGAGGGCAACGACTACTCCGACACCATCCACAGCGCGTCCAAGGAGCCGGGCTTCTTCCTCGCCCACTGGGGTGCCGACTGGCCCTCCGGCGGACCGTTCCTCGCGCCGATCTTCGACGGCCGCCAGATCGTGAAGGACGGCGCCAACTTCAACACCGGCTTCCTGAACGACGCGTCGGTCAACAAGGAGATCGACGAGATCAACAAGCTCACCGACCTGGACGCCGCCGCGGTGCGCTGGGGCGCGCTCGACAAGAAGATCGGGGAGAAGGCGCTGACGGTGCCGCTCTTCCACCCGGTCTACAAGCGGCTCTTCGGCCAGGACGTCAAGAACGTGGTCATCAGTGACTGGACCGGCGTCCTCGACATCTCCCAGACCGCGGTCAAGTAA
- a CDS encoding ABC transporter permease, whose amino-acid sequence MSEVLLVQEAGAAPVAAPASGARQFWRRLRAQRAATAAAAVVLLLFLTAICAPLLAALAGQDPDTYHPGLVDSAAGGVPIGSFGGISADHWFGVEPQTGRDLFARVVYGARVSLGVAVAATVLQVAIGVAVGLAAALGNRWVDQVLSRITDINVALPLMVIALGLLAIVPASFPRPVLIALVIGGINWAGTSKIVRAQALALKSLDFVSAARLGGRGRWSIARRELLPSLAAPVITYAALLFPANITVEAALSFLGVGIKPPTPSWGQMLTEADTWYQSAPTYLLLPAGLLFVTVLALTVLGEGVRTALDPRAASRLRIGTGRKEREERTKEQAS is encoded by the coding sequence ATGTCCGAAGTGCTTCTGGTCCAGGAGGCGGGAGCGGCGCCGGTCGCCGCCCCCGCCTCGGGGGCCCGGCAGTTCTGGCGGCGGCTGCGCGCCCAGCGCGCGGCCACCGCGGCGGCGGCCGTGGTCCTCCTGCTCTTCCTGACCGCGATCTGCGCGCCCCTGCTCGCCGCGCTCGCGGGACAGGACCCCGACACCTACCACCCCGGCCTCGTCGACTCGGCGGCCGGCGGGGTCCCGATCGGCTCCTTCGGCGGCATCAGCGCGGACCACTGGTTCGGCGTGGAACCGCAGACCGGCCGCGACCTCTTCGCCCGTGTCGTCTACGGGGCCCGGGTCTCGCTCGGTGTGGCCGTCGCCGCCACCGTCCTCCAGGTCGCCATCGGTGTGGCCGTAGGGCTCGCGGCCGCCCTGGGCAACCGCTGGGTCGACCAGGTCCTCAGCCGGATCACCGACATCAACGTCGCCCTGCCGCTCATGGTCATCGCCCTGGGCCTGCTCGCGATCGTGCCGGCCTCCTTCCCCCGGCCCGTCCTGATCGCGCTGGTCATCGGCGGCATCAACTGGGCGGGGACGTCGAAGATCGTGCGCGCCCAGGCGCTCGCGCTGAAGTCGCTCGACTTCGTCTCCGCCGCCCGGCTCGGCGGCCGCGGACGGTGGAGCATCGCCCGGCGCGAACTGCTGCCGTCCCTCGCCGCGCCCGTCATCACGTACGCCGCGCTGCTCTTCCCCGCCAACATCACCGTCGAGGCCGCCCTGTCCTTCCTCGGCGTCGGCATCAAGCCGCCCACGCCCTCCTGGGGACAGATGCTCACCGAGGCCGACACCTGGTACCAGTCGGCCCCCACCTATCTCCTGCTGCCCGCCGGACTGCTCTTCGTCACCGTGCTCGCCCTGACCGTCCTCGGCGAGGGCGTCCGTACGGCACTCGACCCACGGGCCGCGTCCCGGCTGCGGATCGGCACCGGACGCAAGGAGCGCGAGGAACGTACGAAGGAGCAGGCATCGTGA